A single region of the Moorena sp. SIOASIH genome encodes:
- a CDS encoding CopG family transcriptional regulator, which produces MKDKKLIVRVTDFEKRQLKQEADRRGMTPSELVRSFIARLPVPKES; this is translated from the coding sequence ATGAAAGATAAAAAGTTGATAGTCAGAGTAACCGACTTTGAAAAACGACAATTGAAACAGGAAGCCGACAGAAGGGGAATGACTCCCTCCGAATTGGTCAGGAGTTTCATAGCTCGTCTCCCTGTACCTAAGGAGTCCTAG
- a CDS encoding aspartate carbamoyltransferase catalytic subunit, with protein MANATWTRRHILALADFTPDEYNTVLQTAASFREVLSRRTKKVPALQGHVVANLFFEPSTRTRSSFELAAKRLSADILNFAPGTSSLSKGETILDTAKTYLAMGTNMMVIRHRQAGVPQIIATEMNRLGVQVSVLNAGDGQHEHPSQGLLDLFTICSCLDWDNPHIELLAGKKITIVGDILHSRVARSNIWSLLATGAEVHLAGPPTLLPQLFAEYSSTRLQQPREKQQQQLWAKSSLAHQRQYTETPLILDATVPITSQGTHALTTTQQLPITHPKLYVHWDIEPALKDADFVMTLRLQKERMMTHLLPSLREYHQRYGITRERLQLCQPNVHILHPGPVNRGVEISSELMDDPQISLIPQQVTSGVAVRMALLYLIGSGKF; from the coding sequence ATGGCAAATGCCACCTGGACTCGCCGCCATATTCTTGCCTTGGCTGATTTTACGCCAGATGAATACAATACAGTGTTACAAACTGCCGCTAGCTTTCGGGAGGTATTGTCCCGACGCACCAAAAAGGTACCTGCACTACAGGGTCACGTGGTTGCGAATTTGTTTTTTGAACCATCAACCCGTACTCGTAGCAGTTTTGAACTAGCGGCTAAACGTCTTTCTGCTGATATCCTAAACTTTGCACCAGGAACATCTTCCTTAAGCAAGGGCGAAACGATTCTTGATACAGCGAAGACTTACCTGGCAATGGGAACTAATATGATGGTGATTCGCCATCGGCAGGCGGGAGTTCCTCAAATTATTGCTACTGAGATGAATCGACTCGGTGTCCAGGTAAGTGTACTTAACGCTGGTGATGGTCAACATGAACATCCTTCTCAAGGATTGCTGGATTTGTTTACAATTTGTTCTTGCTTAGACTGGGATAATCCCCACATAGAACTGCTTGCTGGAAAAAAGATTACCATTGTTGGAGATATTTTGCACTCACGAGTTGCCCGTTCCAATATCTGGAGTCTGCTTGCGACAGGGGCAGAGGTTCATCTCGCTGGACCACCTACCCTACTTCCGCAATTATTTGCTGAATACAGTAGTACTCGTCTCCAACAACCTAGGGAAAAGCAACAGCAACAGTTATGGGCTAAGTCTAGCCTTGCTCACCAGCGGCAGTACACTGAAACCCCTCTGATTTTAGACGCAACGGTACCGATCACAAGTCAAGGCACCCATGCCCTGACGACTACGCAACAGTTACCAATTACTCATCCTAAGCTATATGTTCACTGGGACATTGAACCAGCACTAAAAGATGCTGACTTTGTCATGACCTTACGGCTCCAAAAAGAACGTATGATGACTCATTTGTTGCCTAGTTTGAGAGAATATCATCAGCGTTATGGAATTACCCGGGAGCGCCTCCAACTTTGCCAACCCAACGTTCACATTCTCCATCCTGGTCCAGTTAACCGAGGGGTTGAAATTAGTTCTGAGCTGATGGATGATCCCCAGATTAGCTTGATTCCTCAACAGGTGACTAGTGGAGTTGCGGTTAGGATGGCGCTACTTTACTTAATCGGTAGTGGTAAGTTCTGA
- a CDS encoding RNA-guided endonuclease TnpB family protein, with the protein MQRAFKTKLKLNNRQKTLMAQHAGYSRWLWNWALNMWNESYKAGLKPSANKLKKFYANHVKPQYPWQDTLSYRVYQFVFMHLGEAFNRFFQGRAQHPKFKKKGRNDSFTIDNCGKVMEFSGTRLKLPFIGWVSTYEPLPGIQTKRVTISRVADYWYIYLAYELEPEPTVKCREYLGVDVGVKVLATCSDGTVFPNPRAYKQAQKKLARLQRELSRRTMGSANRNKTKLKLAKAHQRVANIRKDAIHKLTSWLCKNHAVIGLEDLNVSGLLKNHKLAGAIADSALYEIRRQVEYKSEWYGCSLVFVDRFYPSTKTCYSCGHVQEMPLKERVFDCEVCGEVKDRDYNASLNLERFAEGYSV; encoded by the coding sequence ATGCAACGAGCCTTCAAGACCAAGTTAAAACTTAATAATAGACAAAAAACCTTGATGGCTCAACACGCTGGGTATTCTAGGTGGCTTTGGAATTGGGCTTTAAATATGTGGAACGAATCCTATAAAGCCGGGCTAAAGCCTTCTGCTAACAAGCTGAAAAAGTTCTATGCCAATCATGTTAAACCTCAATATCCTTGGCAGGATACCTTAAGTTATAGGGTTTATCAATTCGTATTCATGCACTTAGGAGAAGCGTTTAACCGATTCTTTCAAGGGAGAGCTCAACACCCTAAGTTCAAGAAGAAAGGTAGAAATGATAGCTTCACCATAGATAATTGTGGGAAGGTCATGGAGTTTTCAGGAACTCGGTTGAAACTCCCTTTTATTGGGTGGGTTAGCACTTATGAACCTTTACCTGGAATCCAGACGAAGCGGGTTACAATCAGTCGAGTAGCCGATTATTGGTATATTTATTTGGCCTACGAGTTGGAACCTGAACCCACTGTTAAATGTAGAGAATATCTAGGTGTTGATGTCGGGGTTAAAGTTCTAGCCACCTGTTCAGATGGGACTGTATTTCCTAATCCTAGAGCTTACAAACAAGCTCAGAAAAAGCTGGCTAGACTTCAACGAGAACTATCTAGAAGAACTATGGGTTCTGCCAATAGAAATAAGACCAAGCTGAAATTAGCTAAAGCCCATCAACGTGTTGCTAACATCCGGAAAGATGCAATTCACAAATTAACCTCTTGGCTTTGCAAAAACCACGCAGTCATTGGGTTAGAAGATCTAAATGTTTCCGGTCTGCTAAAAAACCATAAGTTAGCAGGTGCGATAGCCGATTCCGCTCTTTATGAAATTCGTCGTCAAGTCGAATACAAGTCTGAGTGGTACGGTTGCTCATTGGTATTTGTAGATAGATTCTACCCATCCACTAAAACTTGTTATAGTTGTGGTCATGTTCAGGAAATGCCACTTAAAGAACGAGTTTTTGATTGTGAGGTTTGCGGTGAAGTCAAAGACCGTGACTATAACGCCAGCCTGAATTTAGAACGTTTTGCCGAAGGCTATTCGGTCTAA
- a CDS encoding cysteine desulfurase family protein, whose amino-acid sequence MQIYLDYSANTPPRPEVITTMQDILTEQWGNPSSLHQWGQRAAIVLERARMQVARLINAPAESITFTSGGTEADNLAVMGVAQGYKKPQHIIISSVEHSAIAQPVAWLEQWGWQVTRLPVDSVGRVNPNDLKAALQANTVLVSVIYGQSEVGTLQPIDELGQIAREQGVLFHTDAVQVAGRLPIDVQRLPVDLLSISSHKIYGPMGSGALYIRPGVELVPLISGGGQESRLRSGTQAVPVIAGFGMAAELAAAQMLTDTPRLIRLRDRMFDQLADTPNLIPTGSRDYRLPHHVSFCVTSPTEGVTGKTIVRQFNQAGIGISAGSACHSGKLSPSPILLAMGYNEPAALAGIRLTLGRDTTEADVDWTVMVLKQILERLMPQPALSKV is encoded by the coding sequence ATGCAAATTTATCTGGACTATAGCGCCAACACACCACCAAGGCCAGAAGTCATTACAACTATGCAAGATATCCTTACCGAGCAGTGGGGTAATCCCTCTAGCTTACACCAGTGGGGTCAGCGAGCGGCTATTGTACTGGAAAGAGCAAGAATGCAGGTGGCTAGGTTAATCAATGCACCAGCAGAATCGATTACATTTACCTCTGGCGGTACTGAGGCGGATAATTTGGCAGTGATGGGGGTTGCCCAAGGTTATAAAAAACCCCAACATATCATTATTTCTAGTGTAGAGCATTCTGCGATCGCTCAACCAGTGGCCTGGTTGGAGCAGTGGGGTTGGCAAGTGACCAGGCTACCAGTGGATTCTGTGGGACGGGTCAATCCCAATGATTTAAAAGCTGCCCTACAGGCAAATACAGTTTTAGTCTCCGTCATCTACGGTCAAAGTGAAGTAGGTACACTCCAACCTATCGATGAACTTGGACAAATTGCTCGTGAACAGGGTGTGCTGTTTCATACCGATGCAGTTCAAGTAGCCGGACGGCTACCTATCGACGTTCAACGACTACCGGTGGATTTGCTGTCGATTTCCAGTCACAAAATTTATGGTCCAATGGGATCAGGGGCACTCTATATCCGCCCTGGTGTGGAGTTAGTTCCCCTGATCTCCGGTGGTGGACAAGAATCACGATTGAGGTCTGGAACCCAGGCGGTGCCAGTAATTGCTGGGTTTGGCATGGCAGCAGAACTAGCAGCAGCGCAAATGCTAACAGATACACCTCGGTTAATTCGATTACGCGATCGCATGTTTGACCAACTGGCTGATACTCCCAATCTCATTCCCACTGGTTCTAGAGACTATCGCTTACCCCATCACGTTAGTTTCTGTGTGACTTCCCCTACTGAAGGGGTGACTGGCAAAACTATAGTGCGCCAGTTTAATCAGGCTGGTATTGGGATTAGTGCAGGTTCCGCTTGCCACAGTGGTAAACTGAGTCCGAGTCCGATATTGTTAGCAATGGGTTACAATGAGCCAGCTGCTTTGGCTGGAATTCGGTTGACACTGGGGCGAGATACCACAGAAGCTGATGTAGATTGGACGGTGATGGTACTCAAGCAAATTTTGGAACGACTGATGCCACAACCAGCATTATCTAAGGTCTAA
- a CDS encoding transposase: MRSAYQYRLRLTKSQVTKIEKWLDMLRHQYNYLLADRFNWYEQNRCSVNSCLLVCHLPELRNNPDYFSQKRTLPQLKKDRPWYKEIHAHVLQDCVKRVDLAIAQFLKGDNNGKKSGRPRFKSKNRYKSFTFPSLSKTPINGNILTLPKFGQVKMIYHRPIPDGFKIKTATITRKADGYYVTLSIQDDSVPDVIPVDKVTNPIGIDMGVKSFLVKSDRTEVPIPQYYRKAQKQLKKIQKAVSRSKKGSNNRKKAVIKLGKAHKKVADTRKDFHFKAAKELLDNHDLVAHEKLNIKGLAKTKMAKSVLDAGWGQFLSILSVKAVRVAWPTALNAGLITKAVNPRNTSQNCSNCGKKVPKKLKDRIHCCPHCGYVTDRDVNAAINILNLAVGHPVSNKAYRVTELLGGFGKKPALSR, from the coding sequence ATGAGATCAGCATACCAGTACCGGTTAAGGTTGACGAAATCGCAGGTTACTAAGATAGAAAAGTGGTTGGACATGCTGCGCCATCAATACAACTATCTATTGGCGGATAGATTCAATTGGTATGAACAAAATCGCTGTTCTGTTAATTCCTGTCTTCTGGTTTGTCACTTACCTGAACTAAGAAATAATCCTGACTATTTTTCTCAAAAGAGGACTCTGCCTCAATTAAAGAAAGATAGACCTTGGTACAAGGAAATTCATGCCCATGTTTTGCAAGATTGCGTCAAAAGAGTAGACCTGGCGATAGCGCAATTTTTGAAGGGTGACAACAATGGCAAGAAGAGCGGAAGACCAAGGTTTAAAAGCAAAAACAGGTATAAATCCTTCACTTTTCCGTCTCTATCAAAAACTCCCATAAATGGCAATATCTTGACGCTCCCTAAATTTGGGCAAGTTAAGATGATCTATCACCGACCTATACCTGATGGGTTCAAGATTAAAACAGCTACCATAACTCGGAAGGCCGATGGTTATTACGTTACATTGTCAATCCAGGACGATTCTGTTCCGGATGTTATACCAGTAGACAAAGTTACTAATCCCATCGGTATAGATATGGGTGTCAAGTCTTTCTTGGTAAAGTCTGATCGTACAGAGGTACCCATTCCCCAGTACTATCGGAAAGCTCAAAAGCAGCTCAAGAAAATCCAGAAAGCTGTCAGTAGGTCTAAGAAAGGTAGTAACAACAGAAAAAAGGCTGTTATTAAACTTGGTAAAGCCCATAAAAAGGTTGCCGATACTAGGAAAGATTTTCATTTCAAAGCGGCCAAAGAGTTGCTAGACAACCACGACCTAGTCGCTCACGAGAAGCTTAATATAAAAGGTTTAGCCAAAACTAAAATGGCAAAATCAGTTTTGGATGCTGGTTGGGGTCAATTTCTGTCGATCTTATCAGTCAAAGCCGTTCGCGTAGCGTGGCCTACGGCCTTGAATGCTGGACTGATCACGAAGGCAGTAAATCCTCGTAACACTAGCCAAAACTGTTCTAATTGCGGGAAAAAGGTTCCAAAGAAGTTAAAAGACCGCATTCATTGTTGTCCTCATTGTGGTTATGTGACTGACAGGGATGTGAACGCGGCAATTAATATATTAAATTTGGCGGTGGGGCATCCCGTCAGCAATAAAGCTTACCGAGTAACCGAACTGTTAGGTGGTTTTGGTAAGAAGCCCGCGCTGTCCCGTTAG
- a CDS encoding hybrid sensor histidine kinase/response regulator, whose translation MSNNLDAQPPAVIKDEFNLDNFLEDIPDIEEVEQPTTDILEIESDDAAEPKVGMAELNTLADIFEGQTPDLDQTWQEEEIIAPDNQQLSSQSDNSLTTDEPKDLSDLIKELDGLNIPEAAESTEEDLLSLFDEEFPEEAAFELLQSRESTHNDSKPNPTPSLTDKDLEELLSFGSSEGNLTQKTNPADELSSLFDDTFFEENSSSSESNPPTKLDSYGMGKQQPIPPSTPHPNPTHTDLNELDLNLVNDLELIPNHPPANHEQPAINSPSTTGSSKPISTSDRPGEASTPGLSSSVKGKNRKSDPIKSKKLPDSSPKPLPTTQDQWQQLEQLLAEATAHYQNVDFDSIKPLDVTLPTAEVVSEQKRIFDQLELLLSETSSPLPNHSLDQETRKTHQADSVEDDFKDLEHLLEQANQSISAIPGGMNQELSRQTRRPRSKLFEQTMRVPVKQLDTLSNLVGELVVGRNTLEQDQERLRQFLDNLSHQVSSLNDVGLKMRDLYERTLLENSLLSSSRIYRTTSIQEREQGNQNCTSLEDYHPLEMDRFTGFHLLSQEIIELIVRVKESASDIEFLVDETDQVTRTLRQVTNQLQEGLTRSRMVPFAQAADRMPRAVREISLQEGKEAELQVEGRETLIDKMILEHLYDPMTHLVNNAITHGIELPEERLAAGKPRAGKITLGAFYQGNQTVISISDNGGGIDPDRIRAKALEKNLISPTEAKTLSDLELFNFIFHPGFTTAEKVTDTKGRGVGMDVVRTCLSEIRGTITIDSTLGQGTTFTIRLPLTLSICKALCCVSDRARIAFPMDGVEDMQDVSPDCIQTNSQGQAFLQWRDTQIPFKPLSELLTYHSQLSRASVYGSQREDNLISVVVLRSTGNMLAVEVDQVLGEQEIVIKQIEGPAPKPVGITGATVLGDGRVMPIADVLELIDLAMGRIRKDGGVAIWQRMETPTASGAEVNLIKSDPMVLIVDDSITVRELLSMTFSKAGYRVEQARDGQEAWDKLRSGLPCEIVFCDIEMPRMDGLELLSRLQKDPDLCEIPLAMLTSRGADRHRKVAADLGARGYFTKPYLEDVLLDAAQRIRQGEVLLAGSNHSG comes from the coding sequence ATGTCTAACAACCTAGATGCTCAGCCACCAGCAGTAATCAAAGACGAATTTAACCTAGATAACTTCCTCGAGGATATACCGGATATAGAGGAAGTGGAACAACCAACGACTGATATCCTCGAAATCGAGTCCGATGATGCTGCAGAACCAAAAGTTGGCATGGCAGAACTTAATACCTTAGCTGATATCTTTGAAGGTCAGACCCCTGATTTGGATCAAACCTGGCAAGAAGAAGAAATTATCGCTCCAGATAACCAGCAGTTGTCTAGCCAATCAGACAATTCTCTAACTACAGACGAACCAAAGGATTTATCTGACCTGATTAAAGAACTTGATGGGTTGAACATTCCAGAGGCAGCAGAGTCTACCGAGGAAGATTTACTCAGTTTGTTCGATGAGGAATTTCCAGAAGAAGCAGCCTTTGAGTTACTACAGTCAAGGGAGTCAACTCACAATGATAGTAAACCTAACCCTACTCCAAGCCTGACAGATAAAGACCTTGAAGAATTACTTTCTTTTGGAAGTAGTGAGGGAAACCTAACTCAAAAAACTAACCCAGCCGACGAATTAAGCAGTTTATTTGATGATACCTTTTTTGAAGAAAATAGCTCAAGCTCGGAAAGTAATCCTCCCACCAAATTAGATAGTTATGGGATGGGCAAACAGCAGCCTATCCCACCAAGCACCCCGCACCCAAACCCCACTCACACCGACCTGAATGAATTAGATTTAAATCTGGTCAATGACTTGGAGCTGATTCCAAATCACCCCCCTGCAAACCATGAACAGCCAGCAATTAATTCCCCATCAACCACAGGGTCTTCAAAGCCCATCTCGACTTCAGATCGACCCGGTGAGGCGTCTACACCTGGTCTTAGTTCAAGTGTAAAAGGAAAAAATAGAAAATCCGATCCCATAAAATCGAAAAAATTACCAGATTCATCACCAAAACCATTACCAACAACCCAAGATCAATGGCAGCAATTAGAGCAGCTGTTGGCAGAAGCTACCGCACATTACCAAAACGTTGATTTTGACAGTATAAAACCTCTGGATGTGACCTTACCCACTGCTGAGGTGGTATCAGAGCAGAAAAGAATATTTGATCAACTAGAACTCCTATTAAGTGAAACTAGTAGCCCATTACCTAACCACTCCCTAGACCAAGAAACCCGGAAAACCCATCAGGCGGACTCAGTAGAGGATGACTTTAAAGACCTCGAACACTTGCTAGAGCAGGCAAATCAAAGCATCTCTGCTATCCCAGGAGGGATGAATCAGGAGTTGTCTCGCCAAACAAGGCGTCCGAGGTCTAAGCTATTTGAACAAACCATGCGGGTACCGGTTAAACAACTGGACACCCTGAGCAATTTAGTGGGAGAACTGGTGGTTGGTCGCAATACCTTAGAGCAAGATCAAGAACGGCTGCGGCAATTCTTAGATAATTTATCCCATCAGGTATCGAGCCTCAACGATGTGGGTTTGAAAATGCGGGACTTGTATGAGCGAACCCTGCTGGAAAATTCCCTATTGTCTAGTAGTAGGATTTACCGCACTACAAGCATCCAAGAACGGGAACAAGGAAACCAGAATTGCACGAGCTTAGAAGACTATCACCCCCTGGAAATGGACCGCTTTACAGGCTTCCATTTGCTATCCCAAGAGATCATTGAGCTGATTGTCCGGGTTAAGGAGTCGGCGTCTGACATTGAGTTTTTGGTGGATGAAACCGACCAAGTAACTCGTACCCTCAGACAGGTAACCAATCAACTCCAAGAAGGACTGACGCGATCGCGTATGGTGCCCTTTGCACAGGCAGCAGACCGCATGCCCCGTGCAGTTAGGGAAATTTCCTTGCAGGAAGGCAAGGAAGCCGAGCTACAGGTTGAGGGGCGGGAAACCTTGATTGATAAAATGATCTTGGAACACCTCTATGATCCTATGACCCACCTGGTCAACAATGCCATTACCCACGGGATTGAGCTACCAGAGGAACGGCTGGCTGCGGGGAAGCCTAGGGCGGGTAAAATCACCCTCGGAGCATTCTACCAGGGAAATCAGACGGTGATTTCCATCTCGGATAATGGGGGGGGCATTGATCCAGATCGAATTAGAGCTAAAGCCCTTGAAAAGAATCTCATTTCCCCAACTGAGGCAAAAACCCTCAGCGACTTGGAGTTGTTCAATTTTATCTTCCACCCTGGGTTCACCACTGCGGAGAAAGTCACTGATACCAAAGGTCGAGGGGTAGGCATGGATGTGGTGCGCACCTGCTTAAGTGAAATTCGGGGAACCATTACTATCGACTCTACTCTCGGCCAAGGAACCACCTTTACCATTCGCTTACCCCTGACCCTGAGTATTTGTAAAGCCCTCTGCTGTGTAAGCGATCGCGCCAGAATTGCTTTTCCCATGGATGGGGTGGAAGACATGCAGGATGTCTCCCCTGACTGCATTCAGACCAATTCCCAAGGTCAAGCCTTTCTTCAATGGCGGGACACCCAGATCCCATTCAAGCCCCTCTCAGAGTTGCTGACCTACCATAGCCAACTCAGCCGGGCTAGTGTCTATGGCAGCCAACGGGAAGACAACCTGATTTCTGTGGTGGTACTGCGCAGTACAGGTAACATGCTCGCCGTAGAGGTTGATCAGGTATTAGGGGAGCAAGAAATTGTTATTAAGCAAATCGAAGGCCCTGCACCCAAGCCAGTAGGCATTACCGGGGCGACCGTCTTAGGGGATGGTCGAGTGATGCCCATTGCTGACGTTCTAGAACTGATTGACCTTGCTATGGGTCGGATTCGTAAAGATGGTGGTGTTGCGATCTGGCAAAGGATGGAAACTCCAACCGCCAGCGGAGCCGAGGTCAATCTCATCAAATCTGATCCCATGGTGTTGATTGTGGATGATTCAATCACAGTCCGTGAACTCCTTTCTATGACCTTCAGTAAAGCTGGTTATCGGGTAGAACAAGCCCGTGATGGTCAAGAAGCCTGGGATAAACTCCGGTCTGGTTTGCCTTGCGAGATCGTATTCTGTGACATTGAAATGCCCAGAATGGATGGTCTAGAACTCCTATCTCGCCTTCAAAAAGACCCAGATTTGTGTGAAATCCCCCTGGCCATGCTCACCTCTCGTGGTGCTGATCGACACCGGAAAGTAGCTGCTGATCTCGGTGCCAGAGGCTATTTTACCAAACCCTATCTAGAAGACGTGTTACTAGATGCTGCCCAACGAATCAGGCAAGGGGAAGTGTTGTTAGCTGGAAGTAATCACAGTGGGTAG
- a CDS encoding DUF1995 family protein, whose product MSELPLTLEDAIAQAKEATKAALDEGQTRLQVELVFPEIALQAQSIAQAFIPIFEQYGSGLKIFFPDTGASALARRDWGEVPFKITDVGTSRSPAETRIDEDDQVFLLVGPSAVEVAQVEKICNLAGDRPCVILNPQLEDVSIVGIGYAARQLRDRFLKTLESCYYLRPFPGGALWRCYPSVWQVWLEIDDEYQLVTEEPSKPTAEAIEQIILKASLVNTTSPEDSQNIPSAQKKQSLFSGIQKFLNALSR is encoded by the coding sequence ATGAGTGAACTTCCTTTAACCTTAGAAGACGCGATCGCTCAAGCTAAAGAAGCGACCAAAGCCGCCCTAGATGAGGGTCAAACCAGGCTGCAAGTGGAGTTGGTCTTTCCAGAAATTGCCCTGCAAGCCCAGTCAATCGCCCAAGCATTTATTCCGATATTTGAGCAGTATGGCTCCGGACTGAAAATCTTCTTTCCTGATACAGGTGCTTCAGCCCTTGCCCGTCGTGACTGGGGAGAGGTACCGTTTAAAATTACTGATGTTGGCACCAGTCGCTCCCCAGCAGAAACTAGAATTGATGAGGATGACCAGGTTTTCTTGCTAGTGGGTCCGTCTGCCGTGGAAGTAGCCCAAGTGGAAAAGATTTGCAATTTGGCGGGGGATCGCCCCTGTGTGATCCTAAATCCTCAGCTCGAAGATGTCTCGATTGTAGGGATTGGCTATGCCGCACGTCAGTTGCGCGATCGCTTCCTGAAAACTCTGGAGTCTTGTTATTATCTGCGACCCTTTCCAGGAGGGGCTCTATGGCGTTGTTACCCTTCTGTGTGGCAAGTATGGCTAGAAATTGATGATGAGTATCAGTTGGTGACTGAAGAACCCAGCAAACCGACAGCAGAGGCTATTGAGCAAATTATACTTAAGGCAAGTCTAGTTAACACAACTAGCCCAGAAGATTCTCAAAATATACCATCTGCCCAAAAAAAACAGTCGTTATTCTCAGGTATCCAGAAATTCTTAAATGCTCTGAGTCGTTGA
- a CDS encoding phospholipase D-like domain-containing protein, giving the protein MSLEPPLPQDPWVQAYFNHSRSAQYTDPYRGVTREGDNLEQVIVDAIASAKSTVDVAVQELRMPRIAQALVERKQAGVKVRVILDNNYSLPVSKLTAESVAKLRQRERSRYNESLILIDRDGDGQLSATEISQGDALIILGNGGVPMIDDTADGSRGSGLMHHKFIVIDKKVSIITSANFTLSDLHGDFQFRDSRGNPNNLLKIDSVELANQFTQEFNLMWGDGAGGKPDSKFGLKKPSRPVEQVRLGDTTGGDTTVGDTTVGDTTVGDTTIAIQFSPTSTTKPWDQSSNGLIAQILPQARESIHIALFVFSEQRLTNVLEKSHQQGVTLKVLIEPSFAFRYYSEGLDMMGVAVAHKCKYETGNRPWRQPIATVGVPQLPEGDVLHHKFAILDGKTVITGSHNWSKAANTRNDETVLVIHSPMVAAHFEREFQRLYGKAVKGVPVRVQQKIKAQQQKCVLLDPHS; this is encoded by the coding sequence GTGTCTCTTGAGCCCCCTCTGCCCCAAGACCCTTGGGTTCAGGCTTACTTTAATCATAGTAGGTCAGCCCAATACACAGATCCTTACCGGGGAGTAACTCGGGAGGGAGATAACTTGGAGCAAGTGATTGTGGATGCGATCGCATCAGCAAAGTCAACAGTAGATGTGGCGGTTCAGGAGTTGCGTATGCCCAGAATTGCCCAAGCTTTAGTAGAACGTAAACAAGCTGGTGTCAAGGTCAGAGTCATTTTAGACAATAACTACAGCCTTCCGGTCAGTAAACTTACTGCTGAGTCAGTGGCAAAACTCCGCCAAAGAGAACGCTCACGCTACAATGAGTCCCTAATATTGATCGACCGTGACGGAGATGGTCAGCTGAGTGCAACGGAAATTTCACAAGGAGACGCTTTAATCATCTTAGGAAATGGTGGTGTACCTATGATTGATGACACAGCGGATGGTTCTCGAGGCAGTGGCTTAATGCATCATAAGTTTATAGTTATTGATAAGAAAGTTTCTATTATTACCTCAGCCAACTTCACTCTTAGTGATCTACATGGTGACTTTCAGTTTCGAGACAGTCGTGGCAATCCCAACAATCTACTCAAGATTGACAGTGTAGAGTTAGCTAACCAATTCACCCAGGAATTTAACCTGATGTGGGGAGATGGTGCTGGCGGTAAACCAGACAGTAAGTTTGGTCTCAAGAAGCCATCGCGACCAGTAGAGCAGGTGAGACTGGGGGATACAACTGGGGGGGATACAACTGTGGGGGATACGACTGTGGGGGATACGACTGTGGGGGATACAACTATCGCTATACAATTCTCCCCAACCTCCACTACCAAACCTTGGGATCAGAGTAGCAATGGTCTGATCGCTCAAATCCTTCCTCAGGCTAGGGAAAGCATTCACATCGCTTTGTTTGTCTTTTCCGAGCAACGGCTAACCAATGTTTTAGAAAAATCCCATCAACAGGGTGTTACTCTCAAAGTGCTAATTGAGCCAAGTTTTGCCTTTCGGTATTACAGTGAGGGTTTGGACATGATGGGAGTAGCTGTTGCTCACAAGTGTAAATATGAGACTGGTAACCGTCCTTGGCGTCAACCGATTGCTACGGTCGGTGTGCCTCAGTTGCCAGAAGGAGATGTCTTACATCACAAATTTGCCATTCTGGATGGAAAGACAGTGATTACAGGCTCTCACAACTGGTCAAAAGCAGCAAATACCAGGAACGATGAGACGGTGTTAGTTATTCATAGCCCTATGGTTGCTGCCCATTTTGAGCGAGAGTTTCAACGCCTCTATGGCAAAGCAGTGAAGGGAGTACCAGTTAGAGTTCAGCAAAAGATTAAAGCACAGCAACAAAAATGTGTGCTTCTTGATCCACATTCTTGA